From one Gemmatimonadota bacterium genomic stretch:
- a CDS encoding sulfatase: protein MNVIHIISDTFRRDNLKVFGGRGHAPFLDAFAEKCVLFDRAYVCSFPTVPIRGELVTGQVGMCRRGWEPLKRDIPVIADSLSDAGVVSMMIADTPHHLNNGFNYNRGFTGWEWIRGQESDHLRTQPFDYDGDAARRFRTHTRTHPEQLPLGLANHLRNTAFRQKEEDTFVATTMRSATRWLEQNYQHESFYLMVDTFDPHEPWDPPDWYVRRFQEEDYEGPEPIYPPYGSNPMDEKTTKRAEVLYRAEACLVDTWIGHLLKKIDNMGLMDSTMIIFMADHGFLLGEHGLVAKNFDMYEEVAHIPLMIYYPEATPRRTPALTSIIDIPPTILDVFNTEHSGPVEGNSLLPIVLDGGDQNHDYAITHGAWVGGWSPDGGNPQGQVTDGEWTLLLENQGPPNKLYHLPSDPGQNENRFDSSADEVRRLYDAFLNFIGQNGGPPEMVESFRNRMP from the coding sequence ATGAACGTTATACACATCATATCAGACACATTTAGACGCGATAATCTGAAAGTATTCGGGGGAAGAGGCCACGCACCGTTTCTCGATGCTTTTGCCGAGAAATGCGTCCTGTTCGACCGTGCCTACGTGTGCAGTTTTCCCACCGTACCCATTCGAGGTGAACTGGTCACTGGCCAGGTTGGTATGTGCAGGAGAGGCTGGGAACCGCTCAAGCGGGACATTCCCGTAATAGCAGATTCGCTTTCAGATGCGGGTGTCGTATCCATGATGATTGCAGATACACCTCATCATCTTAATAACGGGTTCAACTATAATCGGGGGTTCACAGGATGGGAATGGATTCGAGGTCAAGAGTCCGATCATTTGAGGACTCAGCCCTTTGACTACGATGGAGATGCCGCAAGACGCTTTCGTACACATACGCGGACCCATCCCGAGCAACTTCCGCTGGGATTGGCCAATCATTTGAGAAACACGGCCTTTCGGCAGAAAGAGGAAGATACATTTGTCGCCACGACAATGCGCAGCGCAACACGATGGTTGGAGCAGAACTACCAGCATGAAAGCTTTTATCTTATGGTCGACACGTTCGATCCACATGAGCCCTGGGATCCGCCGGATTGGTACGTTCGGCGATTCCAGGAGGAAGACTACGAGGGTCCTGAACCCATCTATCCGCCTTACGGATCGAATCCAATGGACGAGAAGACCACAAAGCGAGCAGAAGTGCTTTACCGTGCAGAAGCCTGCCTCGTCGACACGTGGATTGGTCACCTGTTGAAGAAAATAGATAATATGGGACTGATGGATTCGACCATGATTATCTTCATGGCCGATCATGGATTTCTTCTGGGTGAGCATGGTCTGGTGGCGAAGAACTTTGATATGTATGAGGAAGTCGCTCACATTCCGCTGATGATCTATTATCCAGAAGCCACGCCCAGGAGAACGCCGGCATTAACCAGCATCATCGATATTCCACCGACCATTCTGGACGTCTTCAACACGGAGCATTCTGGGCCGGTTGAGGGCAATTCCCTTTTGCCCATCGTGTTGGATGGCGGCGACCAAAATCACGATTACGCCATCACGCATGGCGCGTGGGTCGGCGGCTGGAGTCCCGATGGTGGCAATCCCCAGGGCCAGGTAACTGACGGCGAATGGACGCTTCTGCTCGAGAACCAGGGTCCGCCCAACAAGCTTTACCATCTGCCTTCCGATCCAGGTCAAAACGAGAATCGGTTCGACTCGAGCGCCG